From one Triticum aestivum cultivar Chinese Spring chromosome 4B, IWGSC CS RefSeq v2.1, whole genome shotgun sequence genomic stretch:
- the LOC123092274 gene encoding uncharacterized protein: MQGLSLLEDTSCLCGKLLDVMKSKSENIRSVDALAAIEYTLKYQNIRQGMDNLALSLRKVKSVLVEKHNEEDNTVGVPVRHDTLYRDDFEIKLKEEALLNRVLKEKLLSRELDIEQLQADVASFVRIQDAMENEIHRTQDELCRATHKFKHFELQVLKKDESINQIEQDFQESAKELTTLRCTLKSVSDERDALWQETKHLRKTVSVLQNDVASLKQKIKSLDEDIQLKEGEILLREGEISILQDSIDRPLDIICTPRSMKQFDME, encoded by the exons ATGCAAGGCTTATCATTACTTGAAGATACTAGTTGTCTTTGTGGCAAGTTGTTGGACGTCATGAAATCCAAGAGTGAGAATATTCGCAGTGTTGATGCACTAGCAGCCATTGAATACACTTTGAAGTACCAGAACATAAGACAAGGAATGGACAATTTAGCCCTTAGTCTGAGAAAAGTTAAGTCTGTGTTGGTTGAAAAGCACAACGAAGAAGACAACACAGTGGGTGTTCCTGTGAGACATGATACATTATATAGG GATGACTTCGAAATTAAGCTGAAAGAAGAAGCTTTACTCAACAGAGTATTGAAGGAGAAGCTATTGTCAAGGGAACTGGACATTGAACAATTGCAGGCAGATGTAGCATCTTTTGTCCGGATCCAAGATGCCATGGAAAATGAGATCCATAGAACTCAGGATGAATTATGTCGCGCAACCCACAAGTTTAAGCATTTTGAACTTCAG GTTTTGAAGAAAGACGAGAGCATTAACCAGATAGAACAGGATTTTCAGGAATCTGCAAAGGAGTTGACCACTCTCCGGTGCACCCTTAAATCAGTAAGTGATGAAAGGGATGCCTTGTGGCAGGAAACAAAGCATTTGCGGAAAACTGTTAGCGTGCTGCAAAATGATGTTGCCTCATTAAAGCAGAAGATCAAATCGCTTGACGAAGACATACAGCTGAAGGAAGGCGAGATACTGCTGCGTGAGGGTGAGATTTCCATATTACAGGACAGCATCGATAGGCCACTCGACATCATCTGCACTCCTCGGTCAATGAAACAGTTTGACATGGAGTAA
- the LOC123092275 gene encoding tRNA-specific adenosine deaminase TAD2 isoform X1 has protein sequence MSATAFMELALDQAKFALDNLEVPVGCVIVEDGKVIASGSNRTNATRNATRHAEMEAIDILLQEWQSIGLDQTLVADKFAGCDLYVTCEPCIMCASALSILGIREVYFGCPNDKFGGCGSVMSLHESLSSDDLTGSQDTRSRGFKCTGGIMAEEAVALFRNFYEQGNPNAPKPHRPVRVDQQ, from the exons ATGTCCGCTACGGCGTTTATGGAGCTGGCGCTCGACCAG GCCAAGTTTGCGCTGGACAACCTCGAGGTTCCTGTAGG ATGTGTGATTGTGGAGGACGGGAAGGTTATTGCCTCTGGTAGCAACAGGACCAATGCCACCCGGAAT GCTACGAGACATGCTGAGATGGAAGCAATCGATATCCTTCTCCAGGAGTGGCAGAGTATTGGCCTTGACCAGACACTGGTCGCGGATAAGTTTGCAGGATGTGACCTCTATGTCACGTGCGAGCCATGCATAATGTGTGCATCAGCATTGTCGATACTAG GAATCAGGGAAGTATACTTTGGGTGTCCGAATGATAAATTCGGGGGATGTGGATCAGTCATGTCACTGCATGAGAGCCTTTCGTCGGATGACTTGACAGG GAGCCAAGATACCAGATCAAGAGGTTTTAAATGTACTGGTGGGATAATGGCGGAAGAGGCAGTCGCTCTTTTTAGAAATTTCTATGAACAAGGAAACCCGAATG CACCGAAGCCTCACAGACCTGTCCGAGTGGATCAGCAGTGA
- the LOC100192159 gene encoding transcription factor WRKY19, translating into MSPVPSPHQSQLLGHESRKEKRMRKVDTFAPHNDGHQWRKYGEKKINNCNFPRYYYRCTYKDNMNCPATKQIQQKDHSDPPLYQVTYYNEHSCNSAFLALTPTEFQLQTASGKAVSICFDSSGAQEPGANASSPSSSAAPRGTPSESKNKPLALRSEALSSWAPGVVEQKTACADLQSCSTECQDAYISEDIDAGRFGSIRFFHFL; encoded by the exons ATGTCCCCCGTGCCAAGCCCGCATCAATCACAACTTCTAGGCCATGAATCAAG GAAAGAGAAGCGCATGAGGAAGGTGGATACCTTTGCGCCGCACAACGACGGCCACCAATGGAGGAAGTACGGCGAGAAGAAGATTAACAACTGCAACTTTCCCAG GTACTACTACAGATGCACCTACAAAGACAACATGAATTGCCCGGCCACCAAGCAGATTCAGCAGAAAGATCACAGCGACCCCCCATTGTACCAAGTCACATACTACAACGAGCATTCATGCAACAGCGCCTTCCTTGCCCTCACCCCTACAGAGTTCCAGCTGCAGACCGCATCTGGGAAGGCAGTCTCCATCTGCTTTGATTCATCCGGGGCTCAGGAGCCCGGAGCCAATGCCAGCTCGCCATCTTCGAGTGCGGCGCCACGCGGCACGCCTTCCGAGAGCAAGAACAAGCCCCTTGCGCTGCGTTCAGAGGCGCTTTCTTCCTGGGCCCCTGGCGTTGTGGAGCAAAAGACAGCCTGTGCTGATCTCCAGTCCTGCAGCACCGAGTGCCAAGATGCATACATTTCCGAAGACATAGATGCAGGGAGATTCGGTTCTATCAGATTCTTCCATTTTTTGTAA
- the LOC123092275 gene encoding tRNA-specific adenosine deaminase TAD2 isoform X2, producing the protein MSATAFMELALDQAKFALDNLEVPVGCVIVEDGKVIASGSNRTNATRNEWQSIGLDQTLVADKFAGCDLYVTCEPCIMCASALSILGIREVYFGCPNDKFGGCGSVMSLHESLSSDDLTGSQDTRSRGFKCTGGIMAEEAVALFRNFYEQGNPNAPKPHRPVRVDQQ; encoded by the exons ATGTCCGCTACGGCGTTTATGGAGCTGGCGCTCGACCAG GCCAAGTTTGCGCTGGACAACCTCGAGGTTCCTGTAGG ATGTGTGATTGTGGAGGACGGGAAGGTTATTGCCTCTGGTAGCAACAGGACCAATGCCACCCGGAAT GAGTGGCAGAGTATTGGCCTTGACCAGACACTGGTCGCGGATAAGTTTGCAGGATGTGACCTCTATGTCACGTGCGAGCCATGCATAATGTGTGCATCAGCATTGTCGATACTAG GAATCAGGGAAGTATACTTTGGGTGTCCGAATGATAAATTCGGGGGATGTGGATCAGTCATGTCACTGCATGAGAGCCTTTCGTCGGATGACTTGACAGG GAGCCAAGATACCAGATCAAGAGGTTTTAAATGTACTGGTGGGATAATGGCGGAAGAGGCAGTCGCTCTTTTTAGAAATTTCTATGAACAAGGAAACCCGAATG CACCGAAGCCTCACAGACCTGTCCGAGTGGATCAGCAGTGA